One genomic window of Elaeis guineensis isolate ETL-2024a chromosome 2, EG11, whole genome shotgun sequence includes the following:
- the LOC105054596 gene encoding DEAD-box ATP-dependent RNA helicase 37 isoform X1 gives MRTSWADSVANAESSAAATGSSASNATAAAPRHARSTYVPPHLRSRPSSSEPPAPAPVDAPSAASRPSGYGGSAGGNRWGGGPVRDLGRPGFGGSRGGGGWNSRTGGWDRREREVNPFANDDETTEAAFDDQENTGINFDAYEDIPVETSGENVPPPVNTFAEIDLGNALNENIRRCKYVKPTPVQRHAIPISIGGRDLMACAQTGSGKTAAFCFPIISGIMRGPPAQRPRGARMVYPLALILSPTRELSVQINEEARKFAYQTGVRVVVAYGGAPINQQLRDLERGVDILVATPGRLVDLLERARVSLQMIRYLALDEADRMLDMGFEPQIRKIVEQMDMSPRGVRQTMLFSATFPKEIQTLASDFLSNYIFLAVGRVGSSTDLIIQRVEFVLESDKRSHLMDLLHAQKANGVHGKQALTLVFVETKKGADSLEHWLCMNGFPATTIHGDRTQQEREYALRSFKSGATPILVATDVAARGLDIPHVAHVVNFDLPNDIDDYVHRIGRTGRAGKTGLATAFFNDGNLNLARPLAELMQESNQEVPAWLSRYAARSSYGGGGGRNRRSGGGGARFGGRDFRRDSTFSRGGGGDYYGGGGGYGGGGYGTASPGYGGGYGGPGVTSAWD, from the exons ATGCGAACCTCATGGGCTGATTCGGTCGCGAACGCCGAGAGCTCGGCGGCCGCCACCGGTTCTTCTGCTAGCAACGCCACCGCTGCTGCTCCTCGTCACGCTCGCAGTACCTACGTCCCGCCTCATCTCCGCAGCCGCCCGTCGTCGTCCGAGCCCCCGGCCCCAGCTCCTGTCGATGCCCCCTCTGCTGCGTCGCGGCCGTCCGGGTATGGTGGGTCTGCCGGTGGGAACCGCTGGGGTGGAGGACCCGTTCGTGATTTGGGCCGCCCTGGGTTTGGTGGAAGCCGCGGAGGGGGTGGTTGGAATTCGAGAACTGGTGGATGGGATCGAAGGGAGCGGGAGGTGAATCCCTTCGCTAATGATGACGAAACAACCGAGGCTGCATTTGATGATCAGGAGAATACTGGCATCAATTTTGATGCATACGAGGACATCCCTGTTGAAACGAGTGGTGAGAATGTACCACCACCCGTGAACACATTTGCTGAGATTGATCTAGGGAATGCACTGAATGAGAACATAAGGAGGTGCAAGTACGTGAAGCCGACACCAGTCCAGCGCCATGCAATCCCAATCTCCATTGGGGGGCGGGACCTGATGGCCTGTGCTCAGACAGGGTCAGGAAAGACAGCAGCTTTCTGCTTCCCAATAATTAGTGGGATCATGAGGGGGCCACCTGCGCAGAGGCCACGGGGTGCAAGGATGGTTTACCCGCTTGCACTGATTTTGTCACCCACAAGGGAGCTCTCTGTCCAA ATAAATGAGGAGGCTAGAAAGTTTGCCTACCAGACTGGAGTTAGGGTCGTTGTTGCTTATGGAGGAGCACCAATCAATCAACAG TTGCGGGATCTGGAGAGGGGTGTCGATATTCTTGTGGCCACTCCTGGTCGTTTGGTAGATTTGTTGGAGAGGGCTAGAGTTTCATTACAGATGATCAGATATTTGGCCTTAGATGAGGCTGATAGAATGCTTGACATGGGTTTTGAGCCACAGATTCGGAAGATTGTTGAACAAATGGACATGTCCCCACGAGGTGTAAGACAGACCATGCTGTTCAGTGCCACATTTCCCAAAGAGATACAG ACATTGGCTTCTGACTTCCTTTCCAACTACATCTTTCTTGCTGTTGGAAGGGTTGGTTCCAGTACTGATTTGATTATACAGAGAGTTGAATTTGTTCTTGAATCAGACAAAAGAAGCCACCTTATGGACCTTCTTCATGCCCAAAAAGCTAATGGTGTTCATGGAAAG CAAGCTTTGACTTTGGTCTTTGTGGAGACGAAGAAAGGAGCTGATTCACTGGAACACTGGTTGTGTATGAATGGATTCCCTGCAACCACTATTCACGGGGATAGAACACAGCAG GAAAGAGAATATGCATTGAGATCCTTTAAGAGCGGTGCAACTCCAATCTTAGTGGCAACAGATGTTGCAGCACGTGGGCTTGACATCCCCCATGTGGCACATGTTGTCAATTTTGACCTTCCAAATGACATTGATGACTATGTGCACCGTATTGGAAGGACAGGGAGAGCTGGAAAGACTGGTCTGGCCACTGCCTTCTTCAATGATGGCAACTTAAACCTCGCAAGACCGCTGGCTGAGCTTATGCAGGAATCTAACCAGGAGGTTCCTGCATGGCTCTCCCGCTATGCTGCTCGTTCTTcctatggtggtggtggtggtaggAACCGTCGATCTGGTGGTGGAGGTGCTCGCTTTGGCGGTCGGGACTTCCGACGGGATTCCACCTTCAGTAGGGGTGGAGGTGGTGACTACTATGGTGGAGGTGGTGGGTATGGTGGTGGGGGATATGGAACTGCATCTCCGGGGTACGGGGGTGGCTATGGTGGTCCGGGGGTGACTAGTGCTTGGGACTAA
- the LOC105054596 gene encoding DEAD-box ATP-dependent RNA helicase 37 isoform X2, translating into MRTSWADSVANAESSAAATGSSASNATAAAPRHARSTYVPPHLRSRPSSSEPPAPAPVDAPSAASRPSGYGGSAGGNRWGGGPVRDLGRPGFGGSRGGGGWNSRTGGWDRREREVNPFANDDETTEAAFDDQENTGINFDAYEDIPVETSGENVPPPVNTFAEIDLGNALNENIRRCKYVKPTPVQRHAIPISIGGRDLMACAQTGSGKTAAFCFPIISGIMRGPPAQRPRGARMVYPLALILSPTRELSVQLRDLERGVDILVATPGRLVDLLERARVSLQMIRYLALDEADRMLDMGFEPQIRKIVEQMDMSPRGVRQTMLFSATFPKEIQTLASDFLSNYIFLAVGRVGSSTDLIIQRVEFVLESDKRSHLMDLLHAQKANGVHGKQALTLVFVETKKGADSLEHWLCMNGFPATTIHGDRTQQEREYALRSFKSGATPILVATDVAARGLDIPHVAHVVNFDLPNDIDDYVHRIGRTGRAGKTGLATAFFNDGNLNLARPLAELMQESNQEVPAWLSRYAARSSYGGGGGRNRRSGGGGARFGGRDFRRDSTFSRGGGGDYYGGGGGYGGGGYGTASPGYGGGYGGPGVTSAWD; encoded by the exons ATGCGAACCTCATGGGCTGATTCGGTCGCGAACGCCGAGAGCTCGGCGGCCGCCACCGGTTCTTCTGCTAGCAACGCCACCGCTGCTGCTCCTCGTCACGCTCGCAGTACCTACGTCCCGCCTCATCTCCGCAGCCGCCCGTCGTCGTCCGAGCCCCCGGCCCCAGCTCCTGTCGATGCCCCCTCTGCTGCGTCGCGGCCGTCCGGGTATGGTGGGTCTGCCGGTGGGAACCGCTGGGGTGGAGGACCCGTTCGTGATTTGGGCCGCCCTGGGTTTGGTGGAAGCCGCGGAGGGGGTGGTTGGAATTCGAGAACTGGTGGATGGGATCGAAGGGAGCGGGAGGTGAATCCCTTCGCTAATGATGACGAAACAACCGAGGCTGCATTTGATGATCAGGAGAATACTGGCATCAATTTTGATGCATACGAGGACATCCCTGTTGAAACGAGTGGTGAGAATGTACCACCACCCGTGAACACATTTGCTGAGATTGATCTAGGGAATGCACTGAATGAGAACATAAGGAGGTGCAAGTACGTGAAGCCGACACCAGTCCAGCGCCATGCAATCCCAATCTCCATTGGGGGGCGGGACCTGATGGCCTGTGCTCAGACAGGGTCAGGAAAGACAGCAGCTTTCTGCTTCCCAATAATTAGTGGGATCATGAGGGGGCCACCTGCGCAGAGGCCACGGGGTGCAAGGATGGTTTACCCGCTTGCACTGATTTTGTCACCCACAAGGGAGCTCTCTGTCCAA TTGCGGGATCTGGAGAGGGGTGTCGATATTCTTGTGGCCACTCCTGGTCGTTTGGTAGATTTGTTGGAGAGGGCTAGAGTTTCATTACAGATGATCAGATATTTGGCCTTAGATGAGGCTGATAGAATGCTTGACATGGGTTTTGAGCCACAGATTCGGAAGATTGTTGAACAAATGGACATGTCCCCACGAGGTGTAAGACAGACCATGCTGTTCAGTGCCACATTTCCCAAAGAGATACAG ACATTGGCTTCTGACTTCCTTTCCAACTACATCTTTCTTGCTGTTGGAAGGGTTGGTTCCAGTACTGATTTGATTATACAGAGAGTTGAATTTGTTCTTGAATCAGACAAAAGAAGCCACCTTATGGACCTTCTTCATGCCCAAAAAGCTAATGGTGTTCATGGAAAG CAAGCTTTGACTTTGGTCTTTGTGGAGACGAAGAAAGGAGCTGATTCACTGGAACACTGGTTGTGTATGAATGGATTCCCTGCAACCACTATTCACGGGGATAGAACACAGCAG GAAAGAGAATATGCATTGAGATCCTTTAAGAGCGGTGCAACTCCAATCTTAGTGGCAACAGATGTTGCAGCACGTGGGCTTGACATCCCCCATGTGGCACATGTTGTCAATTTTGACCTTCCAAATGACATTGATGACTATGTGCACCGTATTGGAAGGACAGGGAGAGCTGGAAAGACTGGTCTGGCCACTGCCTTCTTCAATGATGGCAACTTAAACCTCGCAAGACCGCTGGCTGAGCTTATGCAGGAATCTAACCAGGAGGTTCCTGCATGGCTCTCCCGCTATGCTGCTCGTTCTTcctatggtggtggtggtggtaggAACCGTCGATCTGGTGGTGGAGGTGCTCGCTTTGGCGGTCGGGACTTCCGACGGGATTCCACCTTCAGTAGGGGTGGAGGTGGTGACTACTATGGTGGAGGTGGTGGGTATGGTGGTGGGGGATATGGAACTGCATCTCCGGGGTACGGGGGTGGCTATGGTGGTCCGGGGGTGACTAGTGCTTGGGACTAA
- the LOC105054596 gene encoding DEAD-box ATP-dependent RNA helicase 37 isoform X3, producing the protein MRTSWADSVANAESSAAATGSSASNATAAAPRHARSTYVPPHLRSRPSSSEPPAPAPVDAPSAASRPSGYGGSAGGNRWGGGPVRDLGRPGFGGSRGGGGWNSRTGGWDRREREVNPFANDDETTEAAFDDQENTGINFDAYEDIPVETSGENVPPPVNTFAEIDLGNALNENIRRCKYVKPTPVQRHAIPISIGGRDLMACAQTGSGKTAAFCFPIISGIMRGPPAQRPRGARMVYPLALILSPTRELSVQINEEARKFAYQTGVRVVVAYGGAPINQQLRDLERGVDILVATPGRLIRKIVEQMDMSPRGVRQTMLFSATFPKEIQTLASDFLSNYIFLAVGRVGSSTDLIIQRVEFVLESDKRSHLMDLLHAQKANGVHGKQALTLVFVETKKGADSLEHWLCMNGFPATTIHGDRTQQEREYALRSFKSGATPILVATDVAARGLDIPHVAHVVNFDLPNDIDDYVHRIGRTGRAGKTGLATAFFNDGNLNLARPLAELMQESNQEVPAWLSRYAARSSYGGGGGRNRRSGGGGARFGGRDFRRDSTFSRGGGGDYYGGGGGYGGGGYGTASPGYGGGYGGPGVTSAWD; encoded by the exons ATGCGAACCTCATGGGCTGATTCGGTCGCGAACGCCGAGAGCTCGGCGGCCGCCACCGGTTCTTCTGCTAGCAACGCCACCGCTGCTGCTCCTCGTCACGCTCGCAGTACCTACGTCCCGCCTCATCTCCGCAGCCGCCCGTCGTCGTCCGAGCCCCCGGCCCCAGCTCCTGTCGATGCCCCCTCTGCTGCGTCGCGGCCGTCCGGGTATGGTGGGTCTGCCGGTGGGAACCGCTGGGGTGGAGGACCCGTTCGTGATTTGGGCCGCCCTGGGTTTGGTGGAAGCCGCGGAGGGGGTGGTTGGAATTCGAGAACTGGTGGATGGGATCGAAGGGAGCGGGAGGTGAATCCCTTCGCTAATGATGACGAAACAACCGAGGCTGCATTTGATGATCAGGAGAATACTGGCATCAATTTTGATGCATACGAGGACATCCCTGTTGAAACGAGTGGTGAGAATGTACCACCACCCGTGAACACATTTGCTGAGATTGATCTAGGGAATGCACTGAATGAGAACATAAGGAGGTGCAAGTACGTGAAGCCGACACCAGTCCAGCGCCATGCAATCCCAATCTCCATTGGGGGGCGGGACCTGATGGCCTGTGCTCAGACAGGGTCAGGAAAGACAGCAGCTTTCTGCTTCCCAATAATTAGTGGGATCATGAGGGGGCCACCTGCGCAGAGGCCACGGGGTGCAAGGATGGTTTACCCGCTTGCACTGATTTTGTCACCCACAAGGGAGCTCTCTGTCCAA ATAAATGAGGAGGCTAGAAAGTTTGCCTACCAGACTGGAGTTAGGGTCGTTGTTGCTTATGGAGGAGCACCAATCAATCAACAG TTGCGGGATCTGGAGAGGGGTGTCGATATTCTTGTGGCCACTCCTGGTCGTTTG ATTCGGAAGATTGTTGAACAAATGGACATGTCCCCACGAGGTGTAAGACAGACCATGCTGTTCAGTGCCACATTTCCCAAAGAGATACAG ACATTGGCTTCTGACTTCCTTTCCAACTACATCTTTCTTGCTGTTGGAAGGGTTGGTTCCAGTACTGATTTGATTATACAGAGAGTTGAATTTGTTCTTGAATCAGACAAAAGAAGCCACCTTATGGACCTTCTTCATGCCCAAAAAGCTAATGGTGTTCATGGAAAG CAAGCTTTGACTTTGGTCTTTGTGGAGACGAAGAAAGGAGCTGATTCACTGGAACACTGGTTGTGTATGAATGGATTCCCTGCAACCACTATTCACGGGGATAGAACACAGCAG GAAAGAGAATATGCATTGAGATCCTTTAAGAGCGGTGCAACTCCAATCTTAGTGGCAACAGATGTTGCAGCACGTGGGCTTGACATCCCCCATGTGGCACATGTTGTCAATTTTGACCTTCCAAATGACATTGATGACTATGTGCACCGTATTGGAAGGACAGGGAGAGCTGGAAAGACTGGTCTGGCCACTGCCTTCTTCAATGATGGCAACTTAAACCTCGCAAGACCGCTGGCTGAGCTTATGCAGGAATCTAACCAGGAGGTTCCTGCATGGCTCTCCCGCTATGCTGCTCGTTCTTcctatggtggtggtggtggtaggAACCGTCGATCTGGTGGTGGAGGTGCTCGCTTTGGCGGTCGGGACTTCCGACGGGATTCCACCTTCAGTAGGGGTGGAGGTGGTGACTACTATGGTGGAGGTGGTGGGTATGGTGGTGGGGGATATGGAACTGCATCTCCGGGGTACGGGGGTGGCTATGGTGGTCCGGGGGTGACTAGTGCTTGGGACTAA